GAACTGCCTGGACGCCCCCGCGGCGGCGGACACCGCCACGCTGCGCCGGGAGGCGCAGCGGCTGGACGAGGCCTCGCCCACGCTCGGGCGCTTCCTCGCCTACGGGGCGGTGAACTGCGCGGACTGGCCGGTGCCGCCGGTGGACCGGCCGGCGCCGGCGAGCGCCCCGGGCGCGGCGCCGATCGTGGTCATCGGCACCACGGGCGACCCGGCCACCCCCTACGAGTGGGCGCCCGCGCTGGCCGAGCAGCTCGAGTCCGGCGTCCTGGTGACGTGGGAGGGCGAGGGGCACACGGCGTACGGGCGGGCCGGGGAGTGCATCGGCGACGCCGTGGACGGCTACCTGGTGGAGGGGCGGGTCCCGGAGGACGGGCTCACCTGCGGCTGAGCGTCAGCGCCGTGGCGCCCGACGGCGGCCGGTCGCCGTCGTGCTGGGCCCGACGTCCCGCGGTGCTCCTTGGGCCCTCAGCGCCCGGCGACGAGCGCGGGCACCTCGCGCACCGAGGGAACGACGACGGAGGCCCCGGCCCCGGTGAGCGCCCCCTCGTCGTGGTAGCCGGTGAGCACGCCGACGGTGAGCCCGGCTCCGGCGCGCTGGCCGGCGCGGATGTCCCCGACCGTGTCCCCCACAACCATGACCGAGCGCACGTCGTCGAGGTCCAGGGCCAGCAAGGCGGTGAGGATCATGTCCGGGTAGGGGACACCCCGGCCGGCGTCCGAGGGGCACAGGCTCAGGTCGGAGACGCCCATCCAGCCGAGGGACTCCAGGATCATGTTCTGGGTGTGCCGGGCGAAGCCGGTGGTGAGCACGATCCTCAGCCCGGCCTCGCGCAGCCCGGCCATCGCCTCGGCGGCGCCCTCCACGGGGCGCACCCCGCGCTCGGCGAGCAGCCGGTCGTACGTGTCCTCGAAGGACTGGTTGGCCCGCCGTGCGGCCTCCGGGTCCTCGGCGAAGAGGGAGCCGAAGATCTCGTGGCGGGCGGTGCCGCGCGCCTCGCGGAAGTACCCGACCATCGTCTCGTGGCGCGTGGTGCCCGGCTCGATGCCCTCCCGGCCGATCGCGGCGCCGAAGGCCTCGTCCTGCAGGCCGCCCTCGTCCACGGTGGTGCCGGACATGTCCAGCACCGCGAGCCTCAGCGGGCGCCGCAGGCGCAGGTCCCGTCCCGGGTGGGCGGCAGTCATCGTCACGGCAGTTCTCCCTAGACCACGGCCCGGCGGTCGCCGGGCGTGCGTCCATGCTCGGGCCCGTGCGCGGCGCCCACCTGTCCGCAGGTTGGCCGTGGAGTGAACGCCTCCTGAGGGTTGGGCGGGACCCGCTTTGCCGCGAGGGCGGGGATACCGCTACCATGGACAGCCGTGGCACCCGCTCGCCGGGCGCGCACGAACGCCTCCTTAGCTCAGCTGGCCAGAGCAGCTCCCTCGTAAAGAGCAGGTCGCCGGTTCGAATCCGGCAGGGGGCTCCGACCAGGACGGCTCCGTCCGGGGATCACCTCCCCGGCCGGAGCCGTTCTGCTTCCTCCACGCCCGCGACCACCTTCTCCGCCCGGCGGCCCACGGAGTCCAGCGATCCCTGCCCCAGCCGGAACATGGCCGCCGCCTGCGCCGTGGTGGCGAGGTCGTTGGCCGCGCGGGACAGCACGCGGTGCAGGTCCGAGACGTCCTGCGGGATCTCCAGCCCGTGCTCGGGGTGGGCCCGGCGCGCCTCGACGCACAGTCCGCGCACGGTGGGCATCAGTTCGGCCAGCACGTTGCCGGCGTTGACCAGGCCGTTGAGCTCGTCCTGCGGGACGGAGCCGTCACGCCGGGCCTCGTCCACCACCTGCCAGTAGCGGTCCAGGGAGCGGGCGAACCAGTCGTTGCACCGGCGCCACAGCTCGGTGCCGAGCTCCTGGTCGTCCTTGCGGGCCTGGCGCCGCCGCGCGAAGGGTCCGGCCATCACCGCTCCGCCTTGGCGGCGTGCTGCTCGGTGACCAGCAGGACCTTGCCGGTGCGGTCCGCCGCCTCGAACCGGTCCTGCGCCTCGGCCGCGCGCTCCAGCGGGAAGGTGGCGTCCGTCGTCGTGCGGATGGCACCGGAGGCCACCAGCGGCCAGACCTCCTCGCGCACCCGGCGCATGATCTCGGCCTTCTCCGCCACCGGCCGCGGGCGCAGCAGGGTGCCGGTGACCGAGCCGTTGCGGCCCATGAGGTCGGCCAGGGGCAGGGTGCCGGTCGCCCCGCCCTGCAGGCCGATGACCACGAGCCGGCCGCCGCGCGCGAGCACCTCCACGTTGCGCTCCAGGTACTTGGCGCCCATGACGTCCAGGACCACGTCCGCCCCGTGCCCGCCGGTGATCTCCCGCACGCGCTCCACGAAGTCCTCCGCGCGGTGGTCGATCGCGGCCTCCGCCCCCAGCTCGAGGCACCGCCGGACCTTCTCCGGGCCGCCGGCCGTGGCCAGGGGGCGGGCGCCGATCCCCTTGAGCAGTTGCAGGGCGAACGAGCCGATCCCGCCCGTGCCGCCGTGCACCAGGACCCACTCCCCCGCCTGCACCCCGGCCTCCATGGCGAGGTTGGACCAGCAGGTGGCCGCGACCTCCGGCAGCCCGGCCGCATCGGTGAGGGAGACGCCGTCCGGCACGGGGACCACCTGGCCCGCCGGGACCGTCACGTACTCCGCGTAGCCCCCGCCGGTCAGCAGCGCGCACACCGGGGTGCCGAACTCCCAGGGCCCGACGCCGGCCCCGGTCTCCTCGATCGTCCCGGAGACCTCCAGCCCGGGCACGGAGGAGGCACCGGGCGGCACCGGGTAGTTCCCGGCCCGCTGGAGCAGGTCCGCCCGGTTGATGCCGGCGGCCGCCACCTTCACGAGCACCTCGCCGGGGCCCGGGGTGGGCACGGGGAGCTCCACGACGGACACGGCCTCGCGTCCGCCCGCGCCCGTGTACTCGATGGCCTGCATGGTGGGATGGGTGCTCATGGTGTCCTCCGCTGCCCGGCGGCGGGCCGCGGGCCGATTGGGTGAAAGGCTACCGACCATGATGTCCCGGATCGCGGCCCCGCGGCCAGCCGGGCGCGGGGCGGGGCGAACGGGGCGGTCGGCGGGCACCCGTAGAATGGCCCGACCGGGATGGTTGTCCGAGCGGCCGAAGGAGCTGGTCTTGAAAACCAGTGTGCGGTAACCCCGTGCCAAGGGTTCGAATCCCTTACCATCCGCGTAGATAAAGGGAAGCGGCCCCGTTCAACGGGGCCGCTTCCGTCGTCTCCGCTTTGGCGAGGCCTCTGGGGCTTGAAGGTGAAGGCAGCCACTGGAGGCCCTAGGGTGGGACCACCCGAACGTGAGGACGTGGCCATGGCAGACGGACTGGAACACCTGGTCGCCGTCATCCAGGCGGCCAAGGCGTGGCGCGGGCGAGACATGATCACGGCGACCGTGGACGTCACCGGCGCCGTTCCGGAGACGTTCACGGTGCGGGCCCGCACCCCTGAGGGCACCATCGAGGCCTCCTCGGACCACCTGCGCGTCACCTACCACCCCGCCACCCGCGAGCGCACCGTCCAGGAACGGGGCCACCCGCCCATCACGGAGGTCCTCGAGACGTTCCCGATGCAGCCGCTGGTCCTGGGGATGTTCAGCCCGCTGGACCTGCCGATCTGGGGCGGGCTGGAGCCGAACCCGTCCGTCGTCGCGGCCACCCGGGACGGTGGCCTCGTCCGCCTCGAGCTGGCCGGCCTCTCCTCGTCCGGCCATGCGGTCGTGGACCTGGACACGGGCATCGTCGTGGACCTGGACTACCTCGGTCGGCGGTACACGACCCGCCAGGTGCGCCAGGTGGACGCCCTGCTCGCCGACTAGCCACCACGCGGCACGCGGCCCCTCGCCGCCTCCCGCCCGGGCCGCGATCCGCGGCCCGACCTCGACCCTCCGCCCGTTCACGAGGTGCTGGACCCCACGTCATCCCCCGTTCAGGGGCCGATGCCACGATGACCGGTATCGCACCCGTCATCACTCCCCGAAGGGCACCCATGTCCACCCTCCAGCGCCTGGCCGCGGCCGGCGCCTCCCTCGCACTGCTCTCCGCCGCCGTCGTCCTGCCGCCGGCCCAGGCCTCCCCCGCCGGTGACGGCATCGTCATCAGCGAGGCGTACACGAACGGCGGGTCGGCCAACGCGGTCTACACGCACAAGTTCGTCGAGCTCCACAACCCCACCGACGCGCCGGTCTCCCTGGACGGCTGGTCCCTGCAGTACCGCTCCGCCACCGGCACCTCCGCGCCGACCGGCACCGTCGAACTGACCGGCACCATCCCGGCCGGCGGCTACTACCTCATCAAGGGCTCCTCGAACGGCTCGGCCGGACAGCCGCTGCCCACGGCGGACGCGACCATCGGCGCGTCCTTCTCCGGCACCACCGGCACCCTCGTGCTGTCCAACCAGTCCGCCGCCCTCACCGGGCTGTCCACCGGCTCCGTCACGGCCGGGCAGGACGAGCGCGTGGTGGACCTGCTGGGCTACGGCACCTCCAACACCTTCGAGACCGCGGCGGCGCAGTCCCCCGCGGCGAACTCGGACCCGAAGTCCATGAACCGCGCCGCGGACGGGACGGACACGGACGACAACGCGGCCGACTTCCGCCTCTCCGGCACGGTGACCCCGATGAACGCCACCACGGAGCCGGGAGGGCCGGGCACCGGCACGGAGCCGGACCCCACGCCGGAGGACCCCGCGGCCCCCGCCACGATCACCCCCATCGCCGAGGTCCAGGGCACCGGGGACGCCACCGCGCTGGCCGGGCATTCCGTGACCACGCGCGGCGTGGTCACCGCGGTGTACTCGACCGGCGGCTACCAGGGCTACTACCTGCAGTCCGCGGCCACCGGCGGCGAGGCCACGGACGCGACCCCCGGTGCCTCGGACGGGATCTTCGTGTACTCGCGGGACACCGTGGGCTCGGTGACGATCGGCGACCACGTCCAGGTCACCGGCACCGCCGGCGAGTACCACGGCCTGACCCAGCTGAGCGTGCCGGCCGGCGGCCTGGAGGTCCTGGCCGAGGGCGCCGCCGTCGAGCCCACGGTGCTGGACTTCCCGCTCTCGGAGGCCGAGAAGGAGGCCCACGAGGGGATGCTGATCGCCCCGGCGGGCGAGTGGACCATCACGGACAACTACGACGTGAACTCCTACGGCTCCCTGGGCATCGTGCCCGGGGACAGCCCGCTGCTGAACCCCACCACGGTCGCCGAGCCCGGGGACGCCGCGCGGCGCGTCATGGCGGAGAACGCCGAGCGGCTCATCGTGCTGGACGACGGCGCGAGCACCAACTTCATGCGCTCCCCCGGCAACCAGGGCACCCTGCCCTACCTGGACCTGGACGACCCGGTGCGCGTGGGCTCCGGCGTGGACTTCACCACCCCCGTGGTCCTGGACTACCGCTACGGCGCGTGGAGCTTCCAGCCGCTGACCCACCTCACGGACGCCACGGCCGGGCAGTACCAGCCGGCCCGGTTCGAGGACACCCGCCCGGCGGAGCAGTCCCCGGCCGAGGTGGGCGGCACGGCCTCCGTCGCCACGTTCAACGTGCTGAACTACTTCACCACCCTCGGGGACCAGTACCCCGACTGCCGCGCCTACACCGACCGCGAGGGCGACCCGGTGACCACGAACTACTGCGAGCCCCGCGGGGCGTACGAGCAGGAGGACCTCGAGCGCCAGCAGGCCAAGATCGTCGCGGCGATCAACGGCCTGGACGCCTCCGTGGTGGGCCTCGAGGAGATCGAGAACTCCGCGCGGTTCGGCCAGGACCGCGACCACGCCCTGGCCGCGCTGGTGGACGCCCTGAACGCCGACGCCGGCCACGCCCAGTGGGCGTACGCGGCCTCGCCGGCCGAGCGCCCCGCCGCCGAGGACGAGGACGTCATCCGCAACGCCTTCATCTACCAGCCCGCGCAGGTCCGGCCCGTGGGCGAGTCGGTCATCCTCGACGACCAGGTCGCCTTCGACAATGCCCGCGAGCCGCTGGCCCAGGTGTTCCAGGCGGCCGACGGCGGCGCGTCCACCCGGTTCATCGCCATCACCAACCACTTCAAGTCCAAGGGCTCGGGCTCCGGCGAGGGCAACGCGGACACCGGCGACGGGCAGGGCGCGTCCAACGCGGACCGCGTCCGGCAGGCCGAGGCGCTCGTGGCCTTCGCGGACCGGCTGCGCCAGGACACCGGCGTGGAGCGCGTGCTGCTGATGGGCGACTTCAACGCCTACGAGCAGGAGGACCCGATCAAGGTCCTCGAGGCCGCCGGCTACGCCTCCCAGGGGACGCGCACGGGCGAGCACACCTACGCCTTCAACGGCTCCGTGGGCTCGCTGGACGGCGTGTTCGCCAACGCCGCCGCGGCGCGGGACGTGACCGGCGCGGACGTGTGGGACATCAACGCGGACGAGTCGGTGGCCTTCGAGTACTCGCGCCACAACTACGTGGCCGAGCAGCTCTACGCCCCGGACCAGTGGCGGTCCTCGGACCACGACCCGCTCAAGGTGGGCCTGGACCTCGCCCCGGCCGCCGCGGCACGCGGGGTGGACAACCCGAACCGCGGCCCCGGCAACGACAGCGGCCTGCACCTCGGGCAGCCGCGCGGCTGACGCCACCGCGCGGCGAGCGCATCACGCCACGGCCCCCGGGAGTCACCTCCCGGGGGCCGTGCCGTTTCGCGGGCCGTGGCGGGGACGGCGGGAGCCGCCCGAGCCTCAGGAGGTGACGATCCCCCAGGCCGCCCGCGCGGCGGCGTCCGCGTCACCCAGGGTGCGGGCCCGGCCGTCGGGATCCTCGCCGGCCTCGGCCGCGATGGCGGTGCCCCACTGCACCGAGGCCAGCTGCAGGCCGAGGACGAACACGGAGCCGTGCACCGTGCCGTCCGCCGCGCGCAGCCGGTACGGGCGCTCGGTGACGTCGAAGCCGCGGCCCGGCAGCAGCTCGCCGTCCTCGTCCTCCACGGTGTACGGGACCGCGGTGCCGGCGGCGAGCATCGAGGACACCAGCGGGGAGGCGGACTGCTGCACGCGGTTGGCGGGCATCATCGCCTCCACGAGCCACGTCCCGCTCTGCACGTCCTGGGCCTCCTCCCCGCCGCCCACCTGCGGGCTGGACACGGTGAACCGGGCCCGGCCGGCGTCGGGCTCGAACTGGGGGTCCGGGCCCACGAACCGGACCAGGCCCGCCCGGGCCAGCGCCAGCAGCTGCTCCACGCGCAGCAGCGGCGGACCGGAGGCCAGGCCCTCCACGAGGGACTCGAACCAGCCGGAGACGTCCCGGCGGCGCGAGGCGTCCGTGATCCGCCGCTCGGCGACGAGCCGCTTGACCAGCAGCCGGGCGGCGTGCAGGGTGCCGATCGCCACCATGAGCGGGGAGTCCTCGCCGGCGGCGGCCTCCGCGCACACGCCCTCGAGGAAGCCGGCGACCTCCCGCTGGTACTCCTCGCCCGAGTCGTAGACGCGGCGCTCGAAGGGCCGGCCCAGGGCGCGGATGTCCAGGAACGGCATGCCCGGCTGGTACTCGGCCAGCAGCTCCTGCGCGTGGCGGGCGGTCACGGGCTCGCCCCGGCCGGCGGCCTCGAACTGCCCCACGAGGGCCGCGAGGAACTCGCCCGCCCGCTCGGCCCCACCGAGCACCTTCGGCCGGGTCCGCACGAGCGTGAAGTAGTAGGCGCGCACCACGTCCCGGTGGACCAGCGGCCACAGGTGCACGGCGAAGTCCAGCACGCCGTGCTCGGCCTGCAGCCGCTCCACGGCCTCCCGGGTCAGGTACTTCAGGGACACCGCGTGGGGCACGAAGGCGTCCAGCTCGGCCTTGGGCAGGTAGCAGGTCCCCCGCCGGGAGGCCGGGTGCAGCACCGGCTCCCGCCCGGAGGGCACGTAGCGCAGCGTCCGCCCGGGCCCCTCGCCCGTCGGCTCGAACGTCCCGCCCCGGCCCAGGGTCAGCTGCGCCATCGCGTCGAAGAAGTTCAGCCCCATGCCCCGCACGAGCACGTCCTCGCCGGCGGGCAGGGTGTCCCAGTCGAGCTCGGCCGGCAGGTGGGGGCCGCGGTAGTGCAGGCCGAGCTCCGTGGCCGCGGCGGACAGCAGCTGCTGCTCGCGGGTCGGCCGGGCCGGCACGTGGCCGAGGCCGAGCACCACGGCGTCGGCCACGAGGGTGGCCCCGTCGTCGAGGGTGAGCGTGGCCCCGCCCGCGGGGCCGGGGATCAGGCCCACCACCTCGGCGGGCACCCAGGACACGGTCCCGACGGCGTCGTGCGCCTCGAGCGCGGCCGTCACCTCCCCGTACAGGTCCTCCAGGTAGAGGCCGTAGACGGCGCGCGGCGGGTAGTCGGAGCGGTCCAGGTCCCCGGCCCGGTCCGGGTTCGCCATGCGCCACTGGTCGAAGGTCAGCCCCACGGAGGACGGGCGCAGGCCCGGGGTGCCGGCGGCGGCCGCCGTCGGGAAGAAGGAGGGGGTGTTCATCAGGAACTGGGGTGACTGGTCGGTGCGCCACACGCGCCCGGGGCCGGGACGCTGCGGGTCCAGCACGACGACGTCCACCGGCCGGCCGCCGGGAGCGGGCCCCGGCTGCCCGGAGCGGCACTCCGCCGCCTCCTCGACCACGGCCAGGAGCCGTTCCAGGAAGGAGGTCCCGCGCGGGCCGGCTCCCACGACCGCGATGGTGGCCCGGTCCGGGGTGGCGGGGGACGGCGGCATGGGGATCCTCTCGGGGCGGGGTCGGGGTGGCTCCAGACTAAGCGGTGTCCGCGCGCGGGCGAGTGCCGCGAGCGCGGGCGAGTGCCGGGGAACGGGGACGGGGTGCCCCGGCGCCGCGGGGCGGAACGTGGTCTGATGGGAGGATGCCGACCACTCCCCCCGTGACCGCCGCCGACGACGAGTTCCTCTGGCTCGAGGAGGTGCACGGCGAGCGCCCGCTGGACTGGGTCCGCGAGCAGAACGCCCGCACGGAGGCCCGGCTGGACTCCCCCGCCCTGAGGGACCTGCAGGAGCGGATCACCGCCGTGCTGGACGCCCCGGACCGCATCCCGCACGTCACCAAGCGCGGCGACTGGTACTACAACTTCTGGCGGGACGCCGAGCACCCGCGCGGGCTGTGGCGACGCACGCGGTGGGAGCCCTACCTGGCCGGCGCCCCGGACTGGCAGGTCCTGCTGGACGTGGACGCGCTCGCCGCGGCCGAGGACACGCCGTGGGTGTTCTCCGGCGCGCGCCTGCTGCGCCCGGACTGGGACCGCGCCCTGGTGCGGCTGTCCCCGGACGGGGGCGATGCCGTGGCCGTGCGAGAGTTCGACGTCGAGGCCCGCCGGTTCGTCCCGCCGGCCGGAGCCGACGACGGCGGCGACCCGGACCGCGAGCGCCCGGTCCCGGATCCCGCCGGGCCGGGATCGGTCGCGCCCGGTCCGGACTCCCGGGACGCCCCCGGCTTCGTCCTGCCGGTGGCCAAGACGCACGTGTCCTGGAT
This genomic window from Citricoccus sp. SGAir0253 contains:
- a CDS encoding HAD family hydrolase, which encodes MTAAHPGRDLRLRRPLRLAVLDMSGTTVDEGGLQDEAFGAAIGREGIEPGTTRHETMVGYFREARGTARHEIFGSLFAEDPEAARRANQSFEDTYDRLLAERGVRPVEGAAEAMAGLREAGLRIVLTTGFARHTQNMILESLGWMGVSDLSLCPSDAGRGVPYPDMILTALLALDLDDVRSVMVVGDTVGDIRAGQRAGAGLTVGVLTGYHDEGALTGAGASVVVPSVREVPALVAGR
- a CDS encoding NAD(P)H-quinone oxidoreductase, whose product is MSTHPTMQAIEYTGAGGREAVSVVELPVPTPGPGEVLVKVAAAGINRADLLQRAGNYPVPPGASSVPGLEVSGTIEETGAGVGPWEFGTPVCALLTGGGYAEYVTVPAGQVVPVPDGVSLTDAAGLPEVAATCWSNLAMEAGVQAGEWVLVHGGTGGIGSFALQLLKGIGARPLATAGGPEKVRRCLELGAEAAIDHRAEDFVERVREITGGHGADVVLDVMGAKYLERNVEVLARGGRLVVIGLQGGATGTLPLADLMGRNGSVTGTLLRPRPVAEKAEIMRRVREEVWPLVASGAIRTTTDATFPLERAAEAQDRFEAADRTGKVLLVTEQHAAKAER
- a CDS encoding ExeM/NucH family extracellular endonuclease, whose amino-acid sequence is MSTLQRLAAAGASLALLSAAVVLPPAQASPAGDGIVISEAYTNGGSANAVYTHKFVELHNPTDAPVSLDGWSLQYRSATGTSAPTGTVELTGTIPAGGYYLIKGSSNGSAGQPLPTADATIGASFSGTTGTLVLSNQSAALTGLSTGSVTAGQDERVVDLLGYGTSNTFETAAAQSPAANSDPKSMNRAADGTDTDDNAADFRLSGTVTPMNATTEPGGPGTGTEPDPTPEDPAAPATITPIAEVQGTGDATALAGHSVTTRGVVTAVYSTGGYQGYYLQSAATGGEATDATPGASDGIFVYSRDTVGSVTIGDHVQVTGTAGEYHGLTQLSVPAGGLEVLAEGAAVEPTVLDFPLSEAEKEAHEGMLIAPAGEWTITDNYDVNSYGSLGIVPGDSPLLNPTTVAEPGDAARRVMAENAERLIVLDDGASTNFMRSPGNQGTLPYLDLDDPVRVGSGVDFTTPVVLDYRYGAWSFQPLTHLTDATAGQYQPARFEDTRPAEQSPAEVGGTASVATFNVLNYFTTLGDQYPDCRAYTDREGDPVTTNYCEPRGAYEQEDLERQQAKIVAAINGLDASVVGLEEIENSARFGQDRDHALAALVDALNADAGHAQWAYAASPAERPAAEDEDVIRNAFIYQPAQVRPVGESVILDDQVAFDNAREPLAQVFQAADGGASTRFIAITNHFKSKGSGSGEGNADTGDGQGASNADRVRQAEALVAFADRLRQDTGVERVLLMGDFNAYEQEDPIKVLEAAGYASQGTRTGEHTYAFNGSVGSLDGVFANAAAARDVTGADVWDINADESVAFEYSRHNYVAEQLYAPDQWRSSDHDPLKVGLDLAPAAAARGVDNPNRGPGNDSGLHLGQPRG
- a CDS encoding FAD/NAD(P)-binding domain-containing protein, with the translated sequence MPPSPATPDRATIAVVGAGPRGTSFLERLLAVVEEAAECRSGQPGPAPGGRPVDVVVLDPQRPGPGRVWRTDQSPQFLMNTPSFFPTAAAAGTPGLRPSSVGLTFDQWRMANPDRAGDLDRSDYPPRAVYGLYLEDLYGEVTAALEAHDAVGTVSWVPAEVVGLIPGPAGGATLTLDDGATLVADAVVLGLGHVPARPTREQQLLSAAATELGLHYRGPHLPAELDWDTLPAGEDVLVRGMGLNFFDAMAQLTLGRGGTFEPTGEGPGRTLRYVPSGREPVLHPASRRGTCYLPKAELDAFVPHAVSLKYLTREAVERLQAEHGVLDFAVHLWPLVHRDVVRAYYFTLVRTRPKVLGGAERAGEFLAALVGQFEAAGRGEPVTARHAQELLAEYQPGMPFLDIRALGRPFERRVYDSGEEYQREVAGFLEGVCAEAAAGEDSPLMVAIGTLHAARLLVKRLVAERRITDASRRRDVSGWFESLVEGLASGPPLLRVEQLLALARAGLVRFVGPDPQFEPDAGRARFTVSSPQVGGGEEAQDVQSGTWLVEAMMPANRVQQSASPLVSSMLAAGTAVPYTVEDEDGELLPGRGFDVTERPYRLRAADGTVHGSVFVLGLQLASVQWGTAIAAEAGEDPDGRARTLGDADAAARAAWGIVTS